From a single Maylandia zebra isolate NMK-2024a linkage group LG3, Mzebra_GT3a, whole genome shotgun sequence genomic region:
- the trmt44 gene encoding putative tRNA (uracil-O(2)-)-methyltransferase isoform X1 produces the protein MPKLFDIKFPGGCKSLPDGFWSAVDVWIKKPHVVNKRLCGVKETDSKDVDQDDLRLLLHDPELFTDALLFMITGASAAHEADKPWSSSVRTFIPKVNCYGTNLHKEIILKDFGRQRVTFIPFEEDAEGKASLRKGNIYQIQLCNQDCEEWSLELCALSVDSWFSDGVAYPKLPWLSSDLLPKLVRWATECRSSEFRSTLSLLPVEKYSLMYQQLKDKYKAMVKVWPEVTDPEKFVYEDVAIATYLLVLWAEERAEKGLTARQSFVDLGCGNGLLVHILTNEGHPGRGIDVRRRKIWDMYGPQTLLEEKAITPSESFLFPGTDWLIGNHSDELTPWIPVIAARSSYSCRYFVLPCCFFDFCGKYQRRQCKKSQYKEYIDFIAEVSQVCGFNTDEDCLRIPSTKRVCLLGKSRNYQLSDEPEVEQQRAHYIHSRCTAPGVTVQRSDVSNDEDCCNGDGSCNGTPGSSWGAGFQPRDRVEAVRNCAALPRDFVDGVVLRVANALLGMTAGDGEGSCRDWNQGGVTTTNHQPPTSSVTPTLCMSSFSTFMNLLCGLPLFLLPGQLHVHYPSSAHQDKYYPKSSLSVSEVAGLLGQETLRLLKKECGGLQTLLRNNHQVFRVEGGRVYIRDWREKMPFRADVKRKPVTPGALKTRLCWFHAHHPQGCPLQAESCAFAHGAHDLRPSTRPLKKIKNEAF, from the exons ATGCCAAAGCTCTTCGATATAAAGTTCCCGGGAGGATGTAAGAGTCTCCCCGATGGCTTCTGGTCAGCCGTAGACGTGTGGATAAAGAAACCTCATGTTGTAAACAAGCGTCTTTGTGGAGTTAAAGAGACAGACAGCAAAGATGTGGACCAAGACGACCTACGGCTCCTGCTGCATGATCCTGAACTCTTCACAGATGCGCTGCTCTTCATGATCACTGGGGCCTCAGCTGCCCACGAAGCCGACAAACCATGGTCCTCCAGCGTCAGGACATTTATTCCCAAAGTAAACTGTTATGGGACAAACCTGCATAAAGAAATTATCCTGAAAG ACTTTGGTAGACAGCGAGTGACCTTTATTCCATTTGAAGAGGATGCAGAGGGAAAAGCGTCTCTGAGGAAAGGCAACATTTATCAGATTCAGCTCTGCAATCAGGACTGTGAGGAATG GTCCCTGGAGTTGTGTGCGCTGTCGGTCGATTCCTGGTTCTCTGATGGCGTCGCCTACCCCAAGCTGCCCTGGCTGTCCTCTGACCTGCTGCCTAAACTGGTGCGCTGGGCCACCGAGTGCAGGAGTAGCGAGTTCAGGAGCACGTTGTCTCTGCTGCCAGTGGAGAAGTACAGCCTCATGTACCAACAGCTGAAGGACAAGTACAAGGCCATGGTGAAG GTTTGGCCTGAGGTTACAGATCCTGAAAAGTTTGTGTATGAGGATGTTGCTATTGCTACGTATCTCCTG GTGCTGTGGGCcgaggagagagcagagaaaggTCTGACTGCCAGGCAGTCCTTTGTGGACCTCGGCTGTGGAAATGGCCTCTTGGTTCACATTCTGACCAATGAAGGG CACCCTGGAAGGGGCATCGATGTTCGCAGGAGGAAGATCTGGGACATGTACGGCCCCCAGACTCTGCTGGAG GAAAAGGCAATTACTCCCAGCGAGAGCTTCTTATTCCCGGGTACAGACTGGCTGATTGGGAACCATTCGGACGAGCTCACACCGTGGATCCCCGTTATAGCAGCCAG GTCGTCTTATTCCTGCCGCTACTTTGTCCTCCCCTGCTGTTTCTTCGACTTCTGTGGAAAATACCAGAGACGCCAGTGTAAGAAGTCTCAGTACAAGGAATACATCGACTTCATCGCTGAGGTCAGCCAAGTCTGTGGCTTCAACACTGACGAAGACTGTTTGAGAATACCTTCTACTAAACGG gTGTGTCTTTTAGGAAAGTCAAGAAACTATCAGTTATCTGATGAACCTGAGGTAGAGCAACAAAGGGCTCATTACATCCACAGCCGCTGCACTGCTCCCGGGGTCACAGTTCAGAGGTCAGACGTCAGTAATGACGAGGACTGTTGCAATGGGGACGGAAGCTGTAACGGCACCCCCGGGAGCTCCTGGGGAGCCGGGTTCCAGCCGCGAGATCGCGTCGAAGCGGTGCGAAATTGTGCTGCTCTCCCGCGGGACTTTGTTGACGGTGTTGTTCTGCGGGTTGCTAATGCTCTTCTGGGAATGACCGCGGGCGATGGAGAAGGATCCTGCCGTGACTGGAACCAAGGAG GGGTCACCACAACAAATCACCAGCCTCCAACCTCTTCTGTCAccccaaccctctgcatgtcctccttctctacattcatgaatcttctctgtggccTCCCTCTATTCCTCCTGCCTGGGCAGCTCCATGTCCACTACCCCTCCTCTGCTCATCAAGACAAATATTACCCTAAAA GCAGCCTTTCTGTGAGCGAGGTTGCGGGGCTGTTGGGGCAGGAAACCCTGCGGCTCCTGAAGAAAGAGTGCGGAGGTCTTCAGACGCTTCTGAGGAACAATCATCAAGTATTTAGAG TTGAAGGAGGGCGTGTCTACATAAGAGACTGGCGGGAGAAGATGCCCTTCAGGGCGGATGTTAAAAGGAAGCCCGTCACCCCGGGTGCCCTGAAAACTCGCCTCTGCTGGTTTCACGCTCACCACCCTCAGGGCTGCCCCCTGCAGGCTGAAAGCTGCGCCTTCGCCCACGGAGCACATGACCTCCGACCCTCGACGAGACCGCTGAAGAAGATAAAGAATGAAGCCTTTTGA
- the trmt44 gene encoding putative tRNA (uracil-O(2)-)-methyltransferase isoform X2 has protein sequence MPKLFDIKFPGGCKSLPDGFWSAVDVWIKKPHVVNKRLCGVKETDSKDVDQDDLRLLLHDPELFTDALLFMITGASAAHEADKPWSSSVRTFIPKVNCYGTNLHKEIILKDFGRQRVTFIPFEEDAEGKASLRKGNIYQIQLCNQDCEEWSLELCALSVDSWFSDGVAYPKLPWLSSDLLPKLVRWATECRSSEFRSTLSLLPVEKYSLMYQQLKDKYKAMVKVWPEVTDPEKFVYEDVAIATYLLVLWAEERAEKGLTARQSFVDLGCGNGLLVHILTNEGHPGRGIDVRRRKIWDMYGPQTLLEEKAITPSESFLFPGTDWLIGNHSDELTPWIPVIAARSSYSCRYFVLPCCFFDFCGKYQRRQCKKSQYKEYIDFIAEVSQVCGFNTDEDCLRIPSTKRVCLLGKSRNYQLSDEPEVEQQRAHYIHSRCTAPGVTVQRSDVSNDEDCCNGDGSCNGTPGSSWGAGFQPRDRVEAVRNCAALPRDFVDGVVLRVANALLGMTAGDGEGSCRDWNQGGSLSVSEVAGLLGQETLRLLKKECGGLQTLLRNNHQVFRVEGGRVYIRDWREKMPFRADVKRKPVTPGALKTRLCWFHAHHPQGCPLQAESCAFAHGAHDLRPSTRPLKKIKNEAF, from the exons ATGCCAAAGCTCTTCGATATAAAGTTCCCGGGAGGATGTAAGAGTCTCCCCGATGGCTTCTGGTCAGCCGTAGACGTGTGGATAAAGAAACCTCATGTTGTAAACAAGCGTCTTTGTGGAGTTAAAGAGACAGACAGCAAAGATGTGGACCAAGACGACCTACGGCTCCTGCTGCATGATCCTGAACTCTTCACAGATGCGCTGCTCTTCATGATCACTGGGGCCTCAGCTGCCCACGAAGCCGACAAACCATGGTCCTCCAGCGTCAGGACATTTATTCCCAAAGTAAACTGTTATGGGACAAACCTGCATAAAGAAATTATCCTGAAAG ACTTTGGTAGACAGCGAGTGACCTTTATTCCATTTGAAGAGGATGCAGAGGGAAAAGCGTCTCTGAGGAAAGGCAACATTTATCAGATTCAGCTCTGCAATCAGGACTGTGAGGAATG GTCCCTGGAGTTGTGTGCGCTGTCGGTCGATTCCTGGTTCTCTGATGGCGTCGCCTACCCCAAGCTGCCCTGGCTGTCCTCTGACCTGCTGCCTAAACTGGTGCGCTGGGCCACCGAGTGCAGGAGTAGCGAGTTCAGGAGCACGTTGTCTCTGCTGCCAGTGGAGAAGTACAGCCTCATGTACCAACAGCTGAAGGACAAGTACAAGGCCATGGTGAAG GTTTGGCCTGAGGTTACAGATCCTGAAAAGTTTGTGTATGAGGATGTTGCTATTGCTACGTATCTCCTG GTGCTGTGGGCcgaggagagagcagagaaaggTCTGACTGCCAGGCAGTCCTTTGTGGACCTCGGCTGTGGAAATGGCCTCTTGGTTCACATTCTGACCAATGAAGGG CACCCTGGAAGGGGCATCGATGTTCGCAGGAGGAAGATCTGGGACATGTACGGCCCCCAGACTCTGCTGGAG GAAAAGGCAATTACTCCCAGCGAGAGCTTCTTATTCCCGGGTACAGACTGGCTGATTGGGAACCATTCGGACGAGCTCACACCGTGGATCCCCGTTATAGCAGCCAG GTCGTCTTATTCCTGCCGCTACTTTGTCCTCCCCTGCTGTTTCTTCGACTTCTGTGGAAAATACCAGAGACGCCAGTGTAAGAAGTCTCAGTACAAGGAATACATCGACTTCATCGCTGAGGTCAGCCAAGTCTGTGGCTTCAACACTGACGAAGACTGTTTGAGAATACCTTCTACTAAACGG gTGTGTCTTTTAGGAAAGTCAAGAAACTATCAGTTATCTGATGAACCTGAGGTAGAGCAACAAAGGGCTCATTACATCCACAGCCGCTGCACTGCTCCCGGGGTCACAGTTCAGAGGTCAGACGTCAGTAATGACGAGGACTGTTGCAATGGGGACGGAAGCTGTAACGGCACCCCCGGGAGCTCCTGGGGAGCCGGGTTCCAGCCGCGAGATCGCGTCGAAGCGGTGCGAAATTGTGCTGCTCTCCCGCGGGACTTTGTTGACGGTGTTGTTCTGCGGGTTGCTAATGCTCTTCTGGGAATGACCGCGGGCGATGGAGAAGGATCCTGCCGTGACTGGAACCAAGGAG GCAGCCTTTCTGTGAGCGAGGTTGCGGGGCTGTTGGGGCAGGAAACCCTGCGGCTCCTGAAGAAAGAGTGCGGAGGTCTTCAGACGCTTCTGAGGAACAATCATCAAGTATTTAGAG TTGAAGGAGGGCGTGTCTACATAAGAGACTGGCGGGAGAAGATGCCCTTCAGGGCGGATGTTAAAAGGAAGCCCGTCACCCCGGGTGCCCTGAAAACTCGCCTCTGCTGGTTTCACGCTCACCACCCTCAGGGCTGCCCCCTGCAGGCTGAAAGCTGCGCCTTCGCCCACGGAGCACATGACCTCCGACCCTCGACGAGACCGCTGAAGAAGATAAAGAATGAAGCCTTTTGA